Proteins from a single region of Carettochelys insculpta isolate YL-2023 chromosome 17, ASM3395843v1, whole genome shotgun sequence:
- the ZNF341 gene encoding zinc finger protein 341 isoform X4, producing MAKEQLQIHLLKMLTPPPPFSPWQISTYITVPPSPLIQTLVQGNILVSDEVLMSAMSAFTSLDQPMPAVQPSVQSSLSMHTGTGYLSQPPPPPPPPPPQPPPPSAQTLGAPGQPSTSSSRGVEVYSTPAPIAGNGTVEMQTLGMQPYPPIEVPSQCVESPVYPSPPVYSPGKQSFKSKSASTVAPLTNVAGGNVASFDSTSTAKNKHSKNDSGLQEGKPKSPKLKCTYCDKAFTKNFDLQQHIRSHTGEKPFQCIVCGRAFAQKSNVKKHMQTHKVWPPGLGCTISRNSITVQVMALNPNQQEDEENTGLSQASRNSPPQPQAMAPSEESEVGKLEAKQVVLIDSSYQCQFCSSKFNTYFQLKSHMTQHKNEQVYKCVVKSCAQTFQKLESFLEHIKNHQEELSYRCHLCSKDFPSLYELGVHQYSHSLLPQHSPKKEVAVYKCVKCVNKYSTPEALEYHLQTATHNFPCPHCQKVFPCERYLRRHLPTHGGGGKFKCQICKKFFRREHYLKLHAHIHSGEKPFKCSVCDAAFNRKDKLKRHMLIHEPFKKYKCPFSSHTGCNKEFNRPDKLKAHILSHSGMKIHKCQYCNKSFSRRAHMVEHQRSHTGNYKYRCPTCSKGFTRQKYMKDHKCRLNSPKDKQLQIRKTQKKRGARRKGGLSLPSQLTLAELKDSAEGENPQESGPNKEPFRESDAVLSIVVGGSAAADSDLVVPSQPSSITSSLALAELQTGTDVSCTMLAVPVYIQTTD from the exons CCTGCAGTCCAGCCGTCTGTGCAG AGTAGTTTGAGTATGCACACTGGAACTGGGTAcctttcccagcccccacctccaccaccgCCGCCCCCACCTCAGCCACCACCTCCTTCTGCTCAGACCCTGGGAGCACCAGGacagcccagcaccagcagcagccgggGTGTAGAAGTGTACAGCACACCGGCTCCCATAGCAGGAAATGGAACAGTGGAGATGCAGACACTGGGAATGCAGCCCTATCCGCCCATAGAG GTGCCAAGCCAGTGTGTGGAAAGTCCTGTGTATCCCTCCCCTCCAGTGTACAGCCCCGGGAAGCAGAGCTTCAAATCCAAAAGCGCTAGCACTGTTGCTCCTTTGACCAATGTGGCAGGAGGAAACGTGGCCAGTTTTGATTCCACCTCGACTGCCAAAAATAAGCATTCCAAAAACGACAGTGGGCTGCAAGAAG GGAAACCGAAGTCTCCCAAACTGAAGTGCACGTATTGTGACAAGGCCTTCACCAAGAACTTTGACTTGCAGCAGCACATCAGAAG CCACACAGGTGAGAAACCATTCCAGTGCATCGTGTGTGGCCGAGCCTTTGCGCAGAAGTCCAATGTGAAGAAGCACATGCAGACCCATAAGGTGTGGCCGCCAGGGCTTGGGTGCACCATCTCACGCAATTCCATCACTGTGCAGGTCATGGCATTGAACCCCAACCAGCAGGAGGACGAGGAGAACACAG GCTTAAGCCAGGCCTCCAGAAACTCTCCCCCGCAGCCTCAGGCCATGGCCCCCTCGGAAGAGAGTGAGGTTGGCAAACTGGAAGCCAAGCAGGTTGTCCTGATTGATAGTTCTTACCAGTGCCAGTTCTGCTCCAGCAAGTTCAACACCTACTTCCAGCTCAAATCACACATGACGCAGCACAAGAATGAGCAG gtgtACAAGTGTGTGGTGAAAAGCTGTGCTCAGACATTCCAGAAGCTGGAGTCCTTTCTAGAACATATCAAGAACCACCAGGAGGAGCTGAGCTATCGCTGCCACCTGTGCAGCAAGGACTTCCCCTCCCTGTATGAACTGGGTGTCCACCAGTACTCCCACAgcctgctgccccagcacagTCCCAAGAAGGAGGTGGCCGTGTACAA GTGTGTCAAGTGTGTAAATAAATACTCCACCCCAGAAGCATTGGAATACCATCTGCAGACGGCAACACACAacttcccctgccctcactgccagaAG GTGTTCCCCTGTGAGCGGTACCTGCGACGACACCTGCCTACACACGGAGGAGGGGGCAAGTTCAAGTGCCAGATCTGTAAGAAGTTCTTCCGCCGGGAGCACTACCTCAAGCTGCATGCCCATATCCACTCAG GTGAAAAGCCCTTTAAGTGCTCTGTGTGCGACGCAGCCTTCAACCGGAAAGATAAGCTGAAGCGACACATGCTGATCCACGAGCCCTTCAAGAAGTACAAATGTCCCTTCTC AAGCCACACCGGCTGTAACAAGGAGTTCAACAGGCCAGACAAGCTGAAAGCTCATATACTCTCCCATTCAG GGATGAAGATCCACAAGTGCCAGTACTGTAACAAGTCCTTTAGTCGGAGGGCCCACATGGTAGAACATCAGCGCTCACACACTGGAAACTACAAGTAccgctgccccacctgcagcaAGGGCTTCACACGTCAGAAGTACATGAAGGACCACAAGTGCCGGCTGAACTCACCCAAGGACAAACAGTTGCAGATCAGAAAGACCCAGAAGAAGCGGGGAGCTCGACGGAAGGGGGGCCTTTCTCTTCCCAGCCAGCTGACCCTGGCAGAGCTGAAGGACAGTGCAGAGGGGGAGAACCCCCAGGAGAGTGGCCCCAACAAAGAACCATTTCGGGAGTCAGACGCAGTCCTGTCCATCGTAGTTGGTGGGTCAGCAGCTGCAGATTCAGACCTTGTCGTCCCCAGTCAGCCCAGCAGCATCACATCTAGTCTTGCCCTGGCAGAGTTGCAGACTGGCACAGATGTGTCATGCACAATGCTGGCTGTTCCTGTTTACATTCAGACTACAGACTGA
- the ZNF341 gene encoding zinc finger protein 341 isoform X3: MHTGTGYLSQPPPPPPPPPPQPPPPSAQTLGAPGQPSTSSSRGVEVYSTPAPIAGNGTVEMQTLGMQPYPPIEVPSQCVESPVYPSPPVYSPGKQSFKSKSASTVAPLTNVAGGNVASFDSTSTAKNKHSKNDSGLQEGKPKSPKLKCTYCDKAFTKNFDLQQHIRSHTGEKPFQCIVCGRAFAQKSNVKKHMQTHKVWPPGLGCTISRNSITVQVMALNPNQQEDEENTGLSQASRNSPPQPQAMAPSEESEVGKLEAKQVVLIDSSYQCQFCSSKFNTYFQLKSHMTQHKNEQVYKCVVKSCAQTFQKLESFLEHIKNHQEELSYRCHLCSKDFPSLYELGVHQYSHSLLPQHSPKKEVAVYKCVKCVNKYSTPEALEYHLQTATHNFPCPHCQKVFPCERYLRRHLPTHGGGGKFKCQICKKFFRREHYLKLHAHIHSGEKPFKCSVCDAAFNRKDKLKRHMLIHEPFKKYKCPFSSHTGCNKEFNRPDKLKAHILSHSGMKIHKCQYCNKSFSRRAHMVEHQRSHTGNYKYRCPTCSKGFTRQKYMKDHKCRLNSPKDKQLQIRKTQKKRGARRKGGLSLPSQLTLAELKDSAEGENPQESGPNKEPFRESDAVLSIVVGGSAAADSDLVVPSQPSSITSSLALAELQTGTDVSCTMLAVPVYIQTTD, translated from the exons ATGCACACTGGAACTGGGTAcctttcccagcccccacctccaccaccgCCGCCCCCACCTCAGCCACCACCTCCTTCTGCTCAGACCCTGGGAGCACCAGGacagcccagcaccagcagcagccgggGTGTAGAAGTGTACAGCACACCGGCTCCCATAGCAGGAAATGGAACAGTGGAGATGCAGACACTGGGAATGCAGCCCTATCCGCCCATAGAG GTGCCAAGCCAGTGTGTGGAAAGTCCTGTGTATCCCTCCCCTCCAGTGTACAGCCCCGGGAAGCAGAGCTTCAAATCCAAAAGCGCTAGCACTGTTGCTCCTTTGACCAATGTGGCAGGAGGAAACGTGGCCAGTTTTGATTCCACCTCGACTGCCAAAAATAAGCATTCCAAAAACGACAGTGGGCTGCAAGAAG GGAAACCGAAGTCTCCCAAACTGAAGTGCACGTATTGTGACAAGGCCTTCACCAAGAACTTTGACTTGCAGCAGCACATCAGAAG CCACACAGGTGAGAAACCATTCCAGTGCATCGTGTGTGGCCGAGCCTTTGCGCAGAAGTCCAATGTGAAGAAGCACATGCAGACCCATAAGGTGTGGCCGCCAGGGCTTGGGTGCACCATCTCACGCAATTCCATCACTGTGCAGGTCATGGCATTGAACCCCAACCAGCAGGAGGACGAGGAGAACACAG GCTTAAGCCAGGCCTCCAGAAACTCTCCCCCGCAGCCTCAGGCCATGGCCCCCTCGGAAGAGAGTGAGGTTGGCAAACTGGAAGCCAAGCAGGTTGTCCTGATTGATAGTTCTTACCAGTGCCAGTTCTGCTCCAGCAAGTTCAACACCTACTTCCAGCTCAAATCACACATGACGCAGCACAAGAATGAGCAG gtgtACAAGTGTGTGGTGAAAAGCTGTGCTCAGACATTCCAGAAGCTGGAGTCCTTTCTAGAACATATCAAGAACCACCAGGAGGAGCTGAGCTATCGCTGCCACCTGTGCAGCAAGGACTTCCCCTCCCTGTATGAACTGGGTGTCCACCAGTACTCCCACAgcctgctgccccagcacagTCCCAAGAAGGAGGTGGCCGTGTACAA GTGTGTCAAGTGTGTAAATAAATACTCCACCCCAGAAGCATTGGAATACCATCTGCAGACGGCAACACACAacttcccctgccctcactgccagaAG GTGTTCCCCTGTGAGCGGTACCTGCGACGACACCTGCCTACACACGGAGGAGGGGGCAAGTTCAAGTGCCAGATCTGTAAGAAGTTCTTCCGCCGGGAGCACTACCTCAAGCTGCATGCCCATATCCACTCAG GTGAAAAGCCCTTTAAGTGCTCTGTGTGCGACGCAGCCTTCAACCGGAAAGATAAGCTGAAGCGACACATGCTGATCCACGAGCCCTTCAAGAAGTACAAATGTCCCTTCTC AAGCCACACCGGCTGTAACAAGGAGTTCAACAGGCCAGACAAGCTGAAAGCTCATATACTCTCCCATTCAG GGATGAAGATCCACAAGTGCCAGTACTGTAACAAGTCCTTTAGTCGGAGGGCCCACATGGTAGAACATCAGCGCTCACACACTGGAAACTACAAGTAccgctgccccacctgcagcaAGGGCTTCACACGTCAGAAGTACATGAAGGACCACAAGTGCCGGCTGAACTCACCCAAGGACAAACAGTTGCAGATCAGAAAGACCCAGAAGAAGCGGGGAGCTCGACGGAAGGGGGGCCTTTCTCTTCCCAGCCAGCTGACCCTGGCAGAGCTGAAGGACAGTGCAGAGGGGGAGAACCCCCAGGAGAGTGGCCCCAACAAAGAACCATTTCGGGAGTCAGACGCAGTCCTGTCCATCGTAGTTGGTGGGTCAGCAGCTGCAGATTCAGACCTTGTCGTCCCCAGTCAGCCCAGCAGCATCACATCTAGTCTTGCCCTGGCAGAGTTGCAGACTGGCACAGATGTGTCATGCACAATGCTGGCTGTTCCTGTTTACATTCAGACTACAGACTGA